From Acyrthosiphon pisum isolate AL4f unplaced genomic scaffold, pea_aphid_22Mar2018_4r6ur Scaffold_20572;HRSCAF=21438, whole genome shotgun sequence, a single genomic window includes:
- the LOC115034683 gene encoding uncharacterized protein LOC115034683, with the protein MQEKMYEKLCDHTTSVNTGEDMFENVLMCIDNDECLNEMEEKLVSDMSHRKKVIKELARLRGQTLSETVRKIMQALFTDDLLTKYSYIGFKGKKNFSTLQICSIIFESIRQMKPFSAVPNVEVEKPLKNWMAQASNRIKKTVEKKVLTSDTNSI; encoded by the exons ATGcaagaaaaaatgtatgaaaaattatGTGATCATACAACATCTGTCAACACTGGTGAAGATATGTTTGAGAATGTGTTAATGTGTATAGACAATGACGAGTGCCTAAATGAAATGGAAGAGAAATTAGTCTCAGATATGAGCCATAGAAAAAAAGTG attaaagAACTAGCTCGTTTAAGAGGACAAACTTTATCAGAGACCGTTAGAAAAATTATGCAAGCACTTTTTACTGATGACTTATTAACAAAGTATTCCTATATAGGCTTCAAAGGAAAGAAAAATTTTTCTACCCTTCAAATTTGCTCTATTAtatttg AAAGTATTCGTCAAATGAAACCATTTTCAGCGGTACCTAATGTTGAAGTTGAAAAGCCACTAAAAAATTGGATGGCCCAAGCATCCAACCGTATAAAAAAGactgttgaaaaaaaagtattgaccAGTGATACAAacagtatttga